The proteins below come from a single Thermomicrobiales bacterium genomic window:
- a CDS encoding MFS transporter, translated as MSQSVSSRSYRVLRYRDFRLLWSAEALSQAGSQIQRVAIAWQVYELTHDAFKLGLLGLFRFIPILLFGLVGGVIADRGDRRHTLIWTQSALLALALVLAVLSSSGHITVWVIYLVTMVAAVFEGISNPTRQALMPLLVPRSELPAASTMGVLVSHVSQVVGPAAGGIIIATLGVTGAYVIDALSFLVVIVAVLLMHQRPPAVAITMSGYQAALEGLRFLKNTPTLFGVMLADFLATLFGACTALMPIFADEVLGVGPRGLGFLLAAPAAGAVTMAIVMSVTHLPDKAGLWVLGSIVAYGCFLIGFGLSTTLWVSMLFLAFSGAADAISMALRHATRTLLTPDDLRGRVASVHRALGMGGPQLGEFQKGITASLLGAGPAVVLGGVCTIGAAAFVSWIFPTVTRYRLSVSEANPPAEPTVPGPVSSAQ; from the coding sequence GTCAATCCGTTTCCAGCCGATCTTACCGCGTTCTGCGCTATCGGGATTTTCGACTTCTCTGGTCCGCGGAGGCGCTCTCTCAGGCAGGCTCGCAAATTCAGCGGGTGGCAATCGCCTGGCAGGTCTACGAGCTCACCCACGACGCGTTCAAGCTCGGGTTGCTCGGTCTCTTTCGCTTCATTCCAATTCTGCTGTTTGGGCTTGTCGGCGGGGTCATCGCCGACCGGGGAGATCGGCGGCATACGCTGATCTGGACGCAAAGCGCATTGCTGGCGCTGGCGCTCGTGCTGGCAGTCCTGAGCAGCTCCGGGCATATCACTGTTTGGGTGATCTATCTGGTCACAATGGTGGCGGCGGTGTTCGAGGGAATCTCGAATCCCACACGCCAGGCGCTGATGCCGCTTCTGGTTCCGCGCAGCGAGCTTCCCGCGGCGTCCACCATGGGTGTGCTCGTTTCGCATGTCTCGCAAGTGGTCGGGCCCGCTGCAGGCGGCATCATCATCGCAACGTTGGGGGTGACCGGAGCGTACGTCATCGACGCGCTTTCCTTTCTGGTTGTCATCGTGGCCGTGTTGCTGATGCACCAGCGTCCACCAGCCGTCGCCATCACCATGTCCGGCTATCAGGCGGCGCTGGAAGGGTTGCGCTTTCTCAAGAACACGCCGACGTTGTTCGGGGTCATGCTGGCCGATTTCCTGGCAACCCTGTTCGGCGCCTGTACGGCGCTCATGCCGATCTTTGCCGATGAGGTGCTCGGGGTCGGGCCGCGTGGACTCGGATTCCTGCTGGCTGCGCCCGCGGCCGGAGCCGTGACCATGGCGATTGTCATGAGCGTGACTCATCTGCCGGACAAGGCTGGGCTCTGGGTACTGGGATCGATCGTGGCGTACGGATGTTTTCTGATCGGATTCGGTCTCAGTACGACCTTGTGGGTGTCGATGCTCTTTCTGGCATTCAGCGGCGCGGCCGATGCGATCAGCATGGCGCTGCGGCACGCGACGCGCACCTTGCTCACACCGGACGACTTGCGGGGCCGGGTCGCGTCGGTGCACCGCGCGCTAGGCATGGGGGGACCGCAACTGGGTGAATTTCAGAAAGGCATCACCGCGTCGCTTCTTGGCGCTGGTCCGGCGGTTGTGCTCGGCGGGGTGTGCACGATCGGGGCCGCGGCCTTCGTTTCCTGGATTTTCCCCACCGTGACCCGGTATCGCCTGTCGGTCTCGGAGGCGAATCCGCCAGCCGAACCGACGGTCCCGGGGCCGGTCTCCAGCGCCCAGTAA